A stretch of the Patescibacteria group bacterium genome encodes the following:
- a CDS encoding site-2 protease family protein encodes MLRWKPRTACYIKIHYWASPVMELDFIFTIFILIMSVIIHEVSHGYVAQMFGDPTARLSGRLTLNPIKHLDPVGSFLVPIATYFLGGFIFGWARPVPYNPYNFSNQRWGTALVAAAGALSNLFIAVVFGLLIRFSGTLGIASGAFVDIASIIVFLNIVLAVFNMIPIPPLDGSKVLFSLLPHHLNYIQNFLERYALIMVFFLILFLWRFVLPLVFFLFSFITGAGFSF; translated from the coding sequence ATGTTGCGCTGGAAGCCGCGCACTGCGTGCTACATCAAAATTCACTACTGGGCAAGCCCGGTAATGGAATTGGATTTTATTTTTACAATTTTTATACTCATCATGTCGGTGATTATCCATGAGGTTTCTCACGGATATGTGGCGCAGATGTTCGGTGACCCCACGGCACGTCTGTCCGGACGGCTGACACTTAATCCGATCAAACACCTTGACCCGGTGGGGTCTTTTCTGGTGCCGATAGCCACCTATTTTCTCGGAGGTTTTATTTTTGGATGGGCGCGCCCGGTTCCCTACAATCCTTATAACTTTTCCAATCAGCGATGGGGGACGGCGTTGGTCGCGGCGGCAGGAGCGCTTTCAAACTTGTTCATCGCAGTCGTTTTCGGGCTTTTGATACGATTTTCCGGCACTCTTGGCATAGCGTCAGGGGCATTTGTGGACATCGCAAGCATTATCGTTTTTCTCAATATCGTTTTGGCGGTCTTCAACATGATCCCCATCCCACCGCTTGATGGGTCTAAAGTATTGTTCTCTCTCTTGCCGCATCACCTCAACTATATTCAGAATTTTTTAGAGCGATACGCTCTGATCATGGTGTTTTTTCTTATTCTTTTCTTGTGGCGCTTTGTCCTCCCCCTCGTGTTTTTCCTCTTTTCGTTCATTACCGGCGCAGGCTTTAGTTTCTAA
- the rpsL gene encoding 30S ribosomal protein S12, with product MPTINQLTKRRRSKGTRKSKTVALTRGFNTIENKPVWYPSPFKRGVCVKVSTTTPKKPNSALRKIARVRLTNGMEVTAYIPGMGHNLQEHSVVLLRGGRVKDLTGVRYTIVRGMLDASGVENRKKSRSRYGAKAPK from the coding sequence ATGCCTACAATCAATCAGTTAACAAAACGAAGACGAAGCAAAGGAACAAGAAAGAGTAAAACCGTCGCTTTGACGCGCGGTTTTAACACGATTGAGAACAAGCCGGTATGGTACCCGTCTCCGTTCAAGAGAGGGGTATGCGTAAAGGTTTCAACCACCACGCCTAAAAAACCGAACTCAGCGTTGCGAAAGATAGCCAGAGTGCGTCTTACCAACGGTATGGAGGTCACCGCGTATATTCCGGGCATGGGGCATAATCTGCAGGAACACTCGGTGGTATTACTGCGCGGTGGCCGCGTGAAGGATCTTACCGGCGTACGGTATACGATCGTACGAGGCATGTTGGACGCATCGGGTGTTGAGAACAGGAAGAAATCACGCAGCCGTTACGGCGCCAAAGCTCCAAAGTAA
- a CDS encoding ComEC/Rec2 family competence protein, with product MQNIKKHSHLFFLAFFFIANVFIWSAVFREERGNVLTVAFLDIGQGDAIFIEAPNGNQVLLDGGPNKRVLRELARMMPFYDRSIDAVIASHPDKDHVGGLPAVLTRYDVGMAIDPGLPHDTAVYQEFERLIKEKNIERIRARRGQIIWLDESVYLEILFPDRDPKGWDTNDASIVARLVYGDISFMLTGDSPQKMEQYLVGLDGEALASDVLKLGHHGSKTSTSELFLGFVSPTYAIVSAGKDNQYGHPHKEVLELVERFGIPIFATYETGSIIIRTDGTNISID from the coding sequence ATGCAGAACATTAAAAAACACAGCCACCTCTTCTTTCTCGCGTTCTTTTTTATCGCGAATGTTTTTATTTGGTCGGCTGTTTTTAGAGAGGAGCGAGGCAATGTGCTTACGGTAGCATTCTTGGACATAGGACAAGGAGATGCGATCTTCATTGAAGCGCCGAATGGAAATCAAGTATTACTTGATGGCGGGCCGAACAAGCGGGTATTGCGGGAGCTCGCTCGCATGATGCCTTTCTATGACCGCTCCATTGACGCGGTGATCGCCTCACATCCCGACAAAGACCATGTTGGCGGATTGCCGGCTGTTTTGACGCGGTACGACGTTGGCATGGCGATTGATCCGGGGCTTCCGCACGACACAGCCGTGTATCAAGAGTTTGAAAGATTGATAAAAGAAAAAAATATTGAAAGAATACGCGCGCGCAGGGGACAGATCATTTGGCTTGATGAGAGCGTCTATTTGGAAATATTGTTTCCCGACAGGGATCCCAAGGGGTGGGACACGAACGATGCTTCAATCGTCGCTCGGCTGGTATATGGCGATATTTCTTTCATGCTTACGGGAGACTCTCCGCAGAAAATGGAACAATATCTTGTGGGGCTTGACGGCGAGGCACTTGCCTCTGACGTGTTGAAGCTTGGGCACCATGGCTCCAAAACATCAACATCCGAATTATTTTTAGGATTCGTTTCGCCTACATACGCGATCGTTTCCGCCGGGAAGGATAATCAATATGGTCATCCTCACAAAGAGGTCCTGGAATTGGTGGAGCGATTTGGGATTCCCATATTCGCGACATACGAAACAGGAAGTATTATCATACGAACGGACGGAACAAACATTTCCATTGATTGA